One Solibacillus isronensis DNA segment encodes these proteins:
- a CDS encoding class I adenylate-forming enzyme family protein, with protein sequence MTVLQALVDQALETPNATAIQFENEVWSYEELLKNSRKIAGYLIEKGFQKDDIVAEFALNSHLFMAVYYGVQLAGLTVMPVNTKLAPPEVDFIFKHSEAKILIYDEKLQATIDLTTHDFQEILSLSQIKEIINGSSASPALPQLDLEDTSVVMYTSGTTGKPKGVMLSHRNILETAQIWSDSLNMTTEDRMFICTPLFHCAGSHVFAVPTIYKGGAVLIEEAFSPDQTLKNLVETKATIFFGVPAMYTILLNKPELQSYEFSQLRLFCYGAAPMPYELVKRLKDTFPKVKVQNLYGQTENSPAASSLLDDAALFKIGSVGKPLARTEIQLRDANGEIVPLGEVGEICVKGPQVMKGYLRAPEETAKSIQDGWLYTGDLGRFDEEGYLYIVDRKKDMIIRGGENIYPIEVEEVLYQMPQILEAAVVGVPHEVYGEVPKAFVVLKEGQQLMEQDVLDYCMTQLAKYKVPFEVDFIDQLPRNASGKVLKHTLRPKQTI encoded by the coding sequence ATGACAGTTTTACAGGCATTAGTTGACCAAGCTCTGGAGACACCGAATGCAACGGCTATTCAATTTGAAAATGAAGTATGGTCATATGAAGAACTTCTGAAGAACTCGCGGAAAATTGCCGGTTATCTGATTGAAAAGGGTTTTCAAAAAGATGATATTGTAGCAGAATTTGCGCTCAACTCCCATTTATTTATGGCTGTTTATTATGGTGTCCAGCTTGCAGGCTTAACCGTAATGCCTGTGAATACAAAGCTGGCTCCTCCTGAAGTGGATTTTATATTTAAGCATTCAGAGGCAAAAATTTTAATATATGATGAAAAACTGCAAGCGACGATTGATCTTACGACACATGATTTTCAGGAAATCCTTTCACTTTCACAAATCAAAGAAATTATAAATGGAAGTAGCGCTTCTCCAGCATTACCGCAGTTAGACCTTGAGGATACGTCCGTTGTTATGTATACATCCGGAACGACAGGAAAACCAAAAGGGGTTATGCTCAGTCATCGGAATATTTTGGAGACTGCGCAAATCTGGTCTGACTCATTGAATATGACGACTGAGGACCGTATGTTTATTTGTACACCATTATTCCACTGTGCAGGCAGCCATGTATTTGCGGTGCCGACAATTTATAAAGGAGGAGCCGTTCTTATAGAAGAAGCATTTTCACCAGATCAAACATTGAAAAATCTAGTGGAAACAAAGGCAACCATTTTCTTTGGTGTACCGGCAATGTATACGATTTTATTAAACAAACCAGAGCTGCAGTCCTATGAATTTAGTCAACTGCGCCTGTTCTGTTACGGCGCTGCACCGATGCCATATGAGCTTGTTAAGCGTCTGAAGGATACATTCCCGAAAGTAAAAGTACAGAATTTGTACGGGCAAACGGAAAATTCACCTGCAGCGAGTTCATTGCTGGATGATGCAGCACTGTTTAAAATCGGTTCAGTAGGCAAACCGTTAGCGCGGACTGAAATTCAGCTGCGTGATGCAAATGGTGAAATTGTGCCATTAGGGGAAGTCGGTGAAATTTGCGTTAAAGGTCCCCAAGTAATGAAGGGATATTTGCGCGCACCGGAAGAAACAGCAAAGTCGATTCAGGATGGATGGCTGTATACTGGAGATTTAGGCCGTTTTGACGAGGAAGGCTATTTATATATTGTAGATCGTAAAAAGGATATGATTATTCGCGGCGGAGAAAATATTTATCCGATTGAAGTGGAAGAGGTACTTTACCAAATGCCTCAGATTTTAGAGGCTGCGGTCGTAGGGGTCCCTCATGAAGTTTATGGTGAAGTTCCAAAGGCATTTGTTGTATTAAAAGAAGGCCAACAACTAATGGAACAAGATGTATTGGACTATTGCATGACACAGCTTGCAAAATATAAAGTTCCGTTTGAAGTCGACTTTATCGATCAACTGCCACGAAATGCATCTGGTAAAGTACTGAAGCATACGTTAAGACCAAAACAAACGATATAA
- a CDS encoding DUF1456 family protein, with product MDNNDILIRTRYALDLKNKEMIEIFKLGGVTVSPEDMPKILTKSLEKDEEAPADYDQMKVNHKNLEAFFNGLITYKRGPMPKKEGQPAPVQEKPDHVNNMMLKKLKVACQLTTEEMLDVLDDGGIAVSKGELGAIMRKPGHRNYKECGDNFARKFLKGLSVRYRG from the coding sequence ATGGATAATAATGATATTCTCATCCGAACGCGTTATGCATTGGATTTGAAAAATAAAGAAATGATTGAAATTTTTAAGTTAGGTGGCGTTACAGTTTCCCCGGAGGATATGCCGAAAATTTTAACGAAGTCTTTGGAAAAAGATGAGGAAGCACCTGCTGATTATGACCAAATGAAAGTGAATCATAAAAATTTGGAAGCATTTTTCAATGGGTTGATTACGTATAAGCGTGGACCGATGCCTAAAAAAGAAGGGCAGCCAGCGCCTGTGCAGGAAAAGCCGGATCATGTTAACAACATGATGCTGAAAAAGCTGAAAGTGGCATGCCAGCTGACGACAGAAGAGATGCTGGATGTGCTTGATGACGGGGGTATTGCAGTATCAAAAGGCGAACTTGGCGCCATTATGCGTAAACCGGGTCACCGTAATTACAAAGAATGCGGCGACAACTTTGCCCGTAAATTCCTTAAAGGCCTATCCGTTCGCTACCGCGGATAA
- a CDS encoding ABC transporter permease codes for MTIENKYNDQIAPERFKIVGARPNDADSLNKKQISFWQEVMYRFSHNKLAIIGLIILAFITIMGIFAPMFSSWTYEENTGLYNTAPSAAHWFGTDDLARDLFVRVWIGARISLFIGLAAAVIDLIIGVLWGSISGLLGGRVDNIMMRIADVLTAIPYLLVVIILLVVMEKGLIPMIIALSFTGWVNMARIVRAEVLSIKSREFVLASRTLGAGTWHLIKRHLIPNAMGAILVTMTLTIPAAIFTESFLSYIGLGVQQPLASWGTMASEGNKAIQSAPWRLMFPALFISLTIFAFNAVGDGLRDALDPKLRK; via the coding sequence ATGACTATAGAAAATAAATATAATGACCAAATCGCTCCGGAGCGTTTTAAAATTGTAGGCGCCCGTCCAAATGATGCGGATTCCTTAAACAAAAAGCAAATTTCCTTTTGGCAAGAGGTTATGTACCGTTTTTCACATAATAAGCTCGCAATTATAGGCTTGATTATTTTAGCGTTTATTACGATTATGGGCATCTTTGCACCGATGTTTTCCTCTTGGACTTATGAAGAAAATACGGGTCTTTACAATACAGCCCCTTCAGCTGCCCACTGGTTCGGTACTGACGACCTTGCACGCGACTTATTCGTTCGCGTATGGATTGGCGCACGAATTTCGTTATTCATCGGTCTTGCCGCAGCTGTGATCGATTTAATTATTGGTGTTCTCTGGGGCAGTATTTCAGGATTACTTGGTGGCCGCGTAGATAACATTATGATGCGTATTGCCGATGTTTTAACAGCGATTCCTTATTTATTAGTTGTTATTATTCTACTAGTCGTTATGGAAAAAGGATTAATTCCTATGATTATCGCCCTCTCCTTTACCGGATGGGTAAACATGGCTCGTATCGTTCGTGCTGAAGTGCTTTCAATCAAGAGTCGTGAATTTGTTTTAGCATCTCGGACATTAGGTGCTGGTACATGGCATTTAATTAAACGTCATCTAATTCCAAATGCAATGGGGGCAATTCTAGTAACAATGACATTAACCATCCCAGCTGCTATCTTTACAGAATCATTTTTAAGCTATATTGGTTTAGGGGTACAACAACCGCTTGCAAGTTGGGGGACGATGGCTTCAGAAGGAAATAAGGCAATCCAATCTGCACCTTGGCGATTAATGTTCCCTGCCCTCTTCATTTCGTTAACGATTTTCGCATTTAACGCTGTTGGAGATGGTCTTCGCGATGCTTTAGATCCAAAATTACGTAAATAG
- a CDS encoding DUF1540 domain-containing protein, translating to MPALEVKCTVSDCFFHAKGNFCGAEKIEIDMESITNKKERSEFASDFDLQAPKQKEAKSSSDTCCKTFICKKDAEKRH from the coding sequence ATGCCAGCTTTAGAGGTGAAATGTACTGTATCAGATTGTTTTTTCCATGCAAAGGGGAATTTCTGTGGGGCCGAAAAAATTGAAATTGATATGGAAAGCATAACCAACAAAAAAGAGCGGTCGGAATTTGCTTCTGATTTTGATTTGCAAGCCCCTAAACAAAAAGAAGCCAAGTCTTCCAGTGACACTTGCTGCAAAACATTTATTTGTAAAAAAGATGCAGAAAAGCGTCACTAA
- a CDS encoding radical SAM/SPASM domain-containing protein produces the protein MKTFKKVYIEITSVCNLACSFCPPTERAKGLIKVEQFAHILDEISGYTKYIYLHVKGEPLLHPRIGQLLDIAHEKGFKVNITTNGTLIKKNREKLLGKPALRQINFSLHSFDGHEGSENREKYLGDILEFVRDVRKHNVIISYRLWNLQRKNVSELANRRNRETLEILEKEYELDYEIQERVEMGSGVKIAKNIYLNQDHEFRWPSLLEKADEGKGFCHALRTHAAILVDGSVVPCCLDGEGVINLGNVHDQKFGDIITTDRAQNLVDGFSRREAIEELCKKCGFRQKFGMDSELPDVL, from the coding sequence TTGAAAACTTTTAAGAAAGTGTATATCGAAATTACAAGTGTATGTAATTTAGCATGCAGCTTTTGTCCACCTACAGAGCGAGCAAAAGGATTAATAAAGGTAGAGCAATTTGCTCATATTTTAGATGAAATTAGCGGCTACACAAAATATATATACCTACATGTAAAAGGGGAGCCTTTATTGCATCCGCGCATCGGGCAGTTACTCGATATTGCACATGAAAAAGGCTTTAAAGTAAATATTACGACAAACGGGACATTAATTAAAAAGAACCGTGAAAAGCTGCTGGGCAAGCCTGCACTCAGACAAATAAACTTTTCGCTTCATAGTTTTGATGGACATGAAGGATCTGAAAACCGTGAAAAGTACTTAGGTGATATTTTGGAATTTGTACGGGATGTAAGAAAACATAATGTCATTATTTCTTACCGTCTATGGAATTTACAGCGCAAAAATGTTTCCGAGCTGGCAAACCGCAGAAACCGCGAAACACTTGAAATTCTGGAAAAAGAGTATGAGTTGGACTATGAAATTCAAGAGCGGGTAGAAATGGGCTCAGGAGTAAAAATCGCAAAAAATATTTATTTAAACCAAGATCATGAATTCCGCTGGCCGAGCCTGCTTGAAAAAGCGGATGAAGGCAAAGGGTTCTGTCATGCATTGCGTACACATGCAGCCATTTTAGTAGATGGCTCTGTTGTACCTTGCTGTTTGGATGGCGAGGGTGTCATTAATTTAGGGAATGTCCACGATCAGAAGTTCGGCGACATTATTACTACTGACCGTGCACAAAACTTAGTAGACGGATTTTCCCGTCGTGAAGCTATTGAAGAACTTTGCAAGAAATGCGGTTTCCGCCAAAAATTTGGTATGGATTCCGAGCTGCCGGATGTTTTATAG
- a CDS encoding DUF3298 and DUF4163 domain-containing protein gives MVYYPHVTYKWDHSWESEMNEAIKALVKKQIAQQVGDMPTTVEEMLGLYEIKNNQRQVLSLSLSNYTYHEKAAHGMTTIESLTFDIEKKKLCTLKDLFKPGTNYVRRLSALVDIQIQERDLPTLGDFPGISPDQDFYIADKTLVIYFQLYEITPYVVGLPMFPISVFDLADIIDESGPLGRLATNG, from the coding sequence TTGGTATATTATCCTCATGTTACTTACAAGTGGGATCATTCATGGGAAAGTGAGATGAATGAGGCGATTAAGGCGTTAGTAAAAAAACAAATTGCACAGCAAGTTGGTGATATGCCGACAACAGTAGAAGAAATGCTGGGGCTATATGAAATAAAAAATAATCAGCGGCAAGTACTAAGTTTGAGCCTTTCCAATTATACGTACCATGAAAAAGCCGCACACGGAATGACGACAATTGAATCACTGACATTTGATATAGAAAAGAAGAAGCTATGTACACTCAAGGATTTATTTAAACCGGGCACCAATTATGTCAGAAGACTTTCTGCTCTTGTCGATATTCAAATACAGGAGCGGGATCTCCCTACATTAGGTGATTTTCCGGGTATAAGTCCGGATCAGGATTTCTATATTGCAGATAAGACACTCGTCATTTATTTTCAATTATATGAGATTACTCCATATGTTGTAGGTCTGCCTATGTTTCCGATTTCTGTTTTTGATTTGGCAGATATTATCGATGAATCCGGTCCGCTTGGCAGATTGGCGACTAACGGTTAA
- a CDS encoding ABC transporter ATP-binding protein — MRKKILEVKGLKQYFGTGKEPIKAVDGISFDVYEGETLGLVGESGCGKSTTGRSIIRLYDITEGEILFNQKNVNSYSSRKESMQFNRDMQMIFQDPYASLNPRMTAGEIIAEGYDIHGLHKNKKDRQEKIGELLESVGLNREHANRYAHEFSGGQRQRIGIARALSLDPSFIIADEPISALDVSIQAQVVNLLKQLQKERGLTYLFIAHDLSMVKYISDRIAVMYRGKILELGDADEIYNNPIHPYTKSLLSAVPQPNPEYERKRVRIPYKHEETPDNAETLEARPGHFVFATKQQLASWL; from the coding sequence ATGCGTAAAAAGATTTTAGAAGTAAAAGGGTTAAAACAATATTTCGGTACTGGCAAAGAGCCAATTAAAGCGGTTGACGGCATTAGCTTCGACGTTTATGAAGGCGAAACCCTTGGACTAGTGGGTGAATCTGGCTGTGGTAAATCAACAACGGGACGTTCGATTATTCGCCTATATGATATTACTGAAGGTGAAATTTTATTTAACCAAAAAAATGTGAATTCTTATTCTTCAAGAAAAGAATCGATGCAGTTCAACCGTGACATGCAAATGATTTTTCAAGATCCCTACGCATCGTTAAACCCGCGAATGACAGCTGGTGAAATTATTGCGGAAGGCTACGATATTCACGGCCTTCACAAAAATAAAAAAGACCGTCAAGAAAAAATTGGAGAGCTGTTAGAATCTGTCGGTTTAAACCGTGAGCATGCAAACCGTTATGCACATGAATTTTCAGGCGGTCAACGTCAACGTATTGGGATTGCCCGCGCGTTAAGCTTAGATCCAAGCTTCATCATTGCGGATGAGCCAATTTCTGCTCTAGACGTATCTATTCAAGCTCAAGTCGTTAACTTATTAAAACAGCTACAAAAAGAACGTGGGTTAACATACTTATTCATTGCCCACGATTTATCGATGGTGAAGTATATCTCGGATCGTATTGCTGTTATGTATCGCGGAAAAATTTTAGAGTTAGGTGATGCGGATGAGATATACAACAATCCGATTCATCCTTATACAAAGTCTTTACTTTCTGCTGTACCTCAACCCAACCCTGAGTATGAGCGTAAACGTGTCCGTATTCCTTACAAGCATGAAGAAACACCTGATAATGCGGAGACTTTAGAAGCACGTCCAGGGCATTTCGTATTTGCCACAAAACAGCAACTTGCTAGCTGGTTATAA
- a CDS encoding ABC transporter ATP-binding protein, whose protein sequence is MKKKILEVNDLHIHFKTYAGIVQAVRGVNFELYEGETLAIVGESGSGKSVTSNALMKLIPEPPGIYAKGEIKFNGRDLIPLSEKEMLSIRGNEVAMIFQDPMTALNPTMRIGKQIMEVLLKHKKVSSKGAAKTRSIELLNQVGIPFPEKRFASYPHELSGGMRQRVVIAIALAADPKLLIADEPTTALDVTIQAQILELMKDIQKSSNTSIIFITHDLGVVANVADRVAVMYAGQIVEYGTVEDIFYNPKHPYTWGLLGSMPDLNNSTDELLRAIPGSPPNLINPPTGCAFAPRNELALAIDYEEEPPMFQVSDTHFAKTWLLHPNAPKIPLPEAVARRIESAKGGTANA, encoded by the coding sequence ATGAAAAAGAAAATTTTAGAAGTTAATGATTTACATATTCATTTCAAAACGTACGCCGGTATTGTACAAGCTGTACGAGGCGTAAACTTTGAACTGTACGAAGGCGAAACATTAGCTATCGTAGGTGAATCGGGCTCAGGTAAAAGTGTTACGAGTAATGCTTTGATGAAGCTGATTCCTGAGCCACCCGGTATTTATGCAAAGGGCGAAATTAAATTTAATGGTCGTGATCTGATTCCTCTTTCAGAAAAAGAAATGTTGTCAATCCGGGGCAATGAAGTGGCAATGATTTTCCAAGATCCGATGACAGCACTTAACCCAACGATGCGAATCGGCAAGCAAATTATGGAAGTATTATTGAAGCATAAAAAAGTTTCCAGTAAAGGAGCAGCGAAAACTCGTTCCATTGAATTATTAAATCAAGTGGGTATCCCTTTTCCGGAAAAACGTTTTGCTTCTTATCCACACGAGCTTTCCGGTGGTATGCGTCAGCGCGTTGTCATCGCGATTGCCCTTGCTGCGGATCCTAAGCTTTTAATCGCTGATGAACCAACTACAGCACTCGACGTAACGATTCAGGCACAAATTTTAGAGTTGATGAAGGACATTCAAAAAAGTTCAAATACATCGATTATTTTTATTACCCATGATTTAGGGGTCGTGGCAAACGTGGCTGACCGTGTTGCCGTTATGTATGCCGGACAAATTGTTGAGTATGGTACAGTAGAGGACATTTTCTACAACCCTAAGCATCCTTATACTTGGGGTCTGCTAGGTTCAATGCCCGACTTAAACAACTCTACAGACGAGTTATTACGTGCAATACCTGGTTCACCGCCAAACTTGATTAATCCGCCTACAGGCTGTGCATTTGCCCCTCGCAATGAGCTGGCTTTAGCAATCGACTATGAGGAAGAGCCACCGATGTTCCAAGTTTCTGACACTCATTTTGCAAAAACTTGGTTACTTCATCCGAATGCTCCAAAAATTCCACTTCCTGAGGCGGTTGCTCGCCGTATTGAATCGGCAAAAGGAGGCACAGCTAATGCGTAA
- a CDS encoding ABC transporter permease, which yields MLNYIFKRIIYILIALFFIISATFFLMKLAPGSPFASERELLPAIEQQLNEKYGLDNPWYIQYKDYLISSLTFDFGESMKYKGRSVNDMISEGFPVSLVLGLEAMLLAIGFGILLGVISALYHNKFPDYVSTVIAVIGISVPSFILAALLQLYLSLKAGWFPVTGWKGFSYTVLPAIAIALSHVGFIAKLTRSSMLEQNNSEYVKLARAKGIGKWTIVFKHSLRNALLPVITYLGPLTAGVLTGSFIIEQIFAIPGIGRHFVQSITNRDYTTIMGVTVFYSILLLIAVLIVDILYHFIDPRIKLKGAKK from the coding sequence ATGCTTAACTATATTTTTAAGCGAATAATTTACATTTTGATAGCATTATTCTTTATCATTTCGGCAACGTTCTTTTTAATGAAGCTCGCACCAGGAAGCCCATTTGCCAGTGAACGTGAGCTATTACCAGCAATCGAACAGCAACTAAATGAAAAATACGGCCTCGATAATCCATGGTATATCCAATATAAAGATTATTTAATCTCTTCACTTACATTTGATTTTGGAGAATCCATGAAATATAAAGGACGTTCAGTAAACGATATGATTTCAGAAGGATTTCCTGTTTCATTAGTATTAGGTTTAGAAGCAATGCTGTTAGCAATAGGTTTTGGAATTTTATTAGGTGTTATTTCAGCGCTCTATCACAATAAATTTCCTGACTATGTGTCGACTGTCATCGCTGTTATAGGTATTTCTGTCCCATCCTTCATTCTTGCAGCGTTATTACAGCTGTATTTGTCACTAAAAGCTGGTTGGTTCCCTGTAACGGGATGGAAAGGCTTTAGCTATACGGTTTTACCTGCAATCGCTATTGCCCTGTCACATGTAGGGTTTATTGCAAAACTTACTCGATCGAGTATGCTGGAACAAAATAATAGTGAATATGTAAAGCTTGCCCGTGCAAAAGGAATTGGAAAATGGACAATTGTATTTAAACACTCTCTTCGTAATGCGTTGTTGCCGGTAATCACTTATTTAGGACCTTTAACTGCCGGCGTATTGACAGGTAGTTTCATTATTGAACAAATTTTCGCTATTCCAGGTATTGGTCGTCACTTTGTTCAATCCATTACAAACCGTGACTACACGACAATTATGGGAGTAACTGTTTTCTATTCGATTCTTTTATTAATAGCGGTATTAATTGTAGACATTTTGTATCACTTTATTGACCCTCGCATCAAATTGAAAGGAGCGAAAAAATAA
- a CDS encoding MFS transporter: MEKQNSKYRWVVFVSVLLTYLLMASQRTAPGLITDQLMHDFNITATTIGLITGVQFFVYTSLQIPMGILADRFGPNFFLIFGAVLAGVGTVLYSVGTHESVLFISRIFTGIGDATIWVNMMLILGQWFYKKEFVRLVGFAGMTGSLGFLLATVPFSSWIGLLGWRWAFFSLGLLVSLCGIMLYMVLIKQAKRAFPQTLPVETEPVQREKTAGIVKRVFSSRQAWALFLCHFGVVGGYVGFISSWAVPYGMDLYEMSRSQASQLIMVSLVGAIIGAPFMSWVASMYESIKKPYIAVQSIVFASWFMFLLFQGYPSLIGVIVLFFLIGFGYGASALTFAAVRQSFPMTESGIVSGFANTGGFLSAVLLPIFLGAILDYVQASSINLQYGYFYGFIIPVLFSLVGLVGIMLYKEVHVTETL; this comes from the coding sequence TTGGAAAAGCAAAATAGTAAGTACAGATGGGTAGTTTTTGTTTCGGTATTGCTTACGTATTTATTGATGGCTAGTCAGCGGACTGCACCTGGCTTAATTACCGATCAGCTGATGCACGACTTTAATATTACAGCTACGACAATCGGGTTAATAACAGGAGTTCAATTTTTTGTATATACAAGTTTGCAAATACCAATGGGGATTTTGGCGGATCGCTTTGGTCCAAACTTCTTTCTTATATTTGGTGCGGTCCTTGCCGGCGTGGGAACAGTTCTTTACAGTGTCGGGACACATGAGTCGGTATTATTTATATCGCGAATTTTTACCGGAATAGGGGATGCAACGATTTGGGTTAATATGATGCTCATATTAGGCCAATGGTTTTATAAAAAGGAATTTGTCCGTTTAGTAGGTTTTGCCGGGATGACAGGCAGTTTAGGTTTCTTGTTGGCAACTGTACCATTTTCGTCTTGGATTGGACTCCTTGGATGGAGATGGGCATTTTTCTCATTAGGTCTTCTTGTAAGTTTATGCGGCATAATGCTGTACATGGTTCTAATAAAACAAGCAAAAAGAGCTTTTCCGCAAACATTGCCTGTAGAAACAGAGCCAGTCCAACGTGAAAAAACAGCTGGCATAGTAAAAAGAGTCTTTTCCAGCCGGCAAGCATGGGCTTTATTTTTATGCCATTTTGGAGTAGTGGGAGGCTATGTTGGATTTATCAGTTCATGGGCTGTGCCGTACGGAATGGATCTTTACGAAATGAGCCGGTCACAAGCGAGCCAGTTAATTATGGTTAGTTTAGTTGGTGCAATTATTGGTGCACCATTTATGAGCTGGGTTGCGAGTATGTATGAATCGATTAAAAAACCCTATATAGCGGTGCAATCGATTGTTTTTGCAAGCTGGTTTATGTTTCTTTTATTTCAGGGGTACCCATCATTAATTGGGGTCATAGTTCTTTTCTTCCTTATCGGTTTTGGTTATGGGGCAAGCGCATTGACATTTGCTGCTGTAAGGCAGTCTTTCCCGATGACAGAGTCCGGCATTGTATCAGGATTTGCCAATACAGGAGGCTTTCTAAGTGCTGTGTTACTGCCGATTTTTTTAGGTGCAATATTGGACTATGTTCAGGCAAGTTCAATAAATTTACAATACGGTTATTTCTACGGCTTCATTATTCCGGTACTTTTTTCTTTAGTCGGATTGGTTGGAATTATGTTATACAAAGAAGTGCATGTTACGGAAACATTGTAG
- a CDS encoding peptide ABC transporter substrate-binding protein, whose protein sequence is MKLNKFLTLFMALVLSVVLAACGGDDSKDNETSEGSTGTETNNEGSTSTSSEPKELNLVFMSEPPSLHPGLASDTTSSTAINNIFEGLMTMENGVPVEAAAESYEISDDLLTYTFNLRDSKWSNGDPVTANDFAFAWKWALTPENASEYASILYPIKGAEAYHSGTGSADDLGIKVVDDKTLEVTLEVPTPYFLELTAFKTFSPIHQATQEANANWYTEADSIVSNGAYTLTEWVHNGNLVFTKSENYWDAENVKIDTVNVAIVESEASQMNMFDAGEVDFLGTSYGSISLDAIDRLKSEGTLKVAEYSGVYWYKFNTTDKVTGNLNIRKALTLAIDRASLITNITKAEQQPALGYVPNSVDGFGDDEGYFKDADFEGAREYLAKGLEELGLSDPSELEVTVSHNTSEAHAAIAQFIQQGWTKELGINAKLDNSEWQVYLDKLSNLDYQVGRLGWIADFNDAYTFLEMYNSAKNGNNDTGWENAEYTALLKQSVTETDPEKRTQIMLQAEAIMAEEVPVAPIYYYTNPYVVKDYVTGMEPDALGNISLKNVDINK, encoded by the coding sequence ATGAAATTGAACAAGTTTCTAACACTTTTCATGGCACTTGTACTATCTGTAGTACTTGCGGCATGTGGTGGGGACGACAGTAAGGACAATGAAACATCGGAAGGTTCTACAGGTACTGAAACAAATAATGAAGGGTCTACAAGCACTTCATCAGAACCAAAAGAGCTTAACCTAGTATTTATGTCTGAACCACCGTCTTTACACCCGGGTTTAGCGTCTGATACTACATCAAGTACTGCTATCAACAACATTTTCGAAGGTTTAATGACAATGGAAAACGGCGTTCCGGTTGAGGCTGCCGCTGAAAGCTATGAGATTTCCGATGACTTATTAACTTATACATTTAATTTACGTGATTCAAAATGGTCTAACGGAGACCCTGTAACAGCAAACGACTTTGCTTTTGCTTGGAAATGGGCATTAACTCCAGAAAACGCTTCTGAATACGCGTCAATTTTATATCCAATCAAAGGCGCTGAAGCTTACCACTCAGGTACTGGCTCTGCCGATGATTTAGGTATTAAAGTTGTGGATGACAAAACGTTAGAAGTGACATTAGAAGTTCCAACACCATATTTCTTGGAATTAACTGCTTTCAAAACATTTTCACCAATTCACCAAGCTACTCAAGAAGCAAATGCTAACTGGTACACTGAAGCAGATTCAATCGTATCAAATGGTGCATACACTCTAACGGAGTGGGTTCACAACGGTAACTTGGTATTCACTAAATCAGAAAATTACTGGGATGCTGAAAACGTAAAAATTGATACAGTAAATGTAGCAATCGTTGAATCTGAAGCTTCTCAAATGAACATGTTTGATGCAGGTGAAGTTGACTTCTTAGGAACAAGCTATGGTTCTATCTCTCTAGATGCAATCGATCGCTTAAAATCAGAAGGTACGCTTAAAGTTGCTGAATACTCAGGCGTTTACTGGTATAAATTCAACACGACAGATAAAGTAACGGGTAACTTAAATATTCGTAAAGCTTTAACTTTAGCAATTGACCGTGCAAGCTTAATCACTAATATTACGAAGGCGGAGCAACAACCTGCATTGGGTTATGTTCCAAACTCGGTAGATGGTTTTGGCGATGATGAAGGCTATTTCAAAGATGCTGATTTCGAAGGTGCGAGAGAATATTTAGCAAAAGGTTTAGAAGAACTTGGTTTATCAGATCCATCTGAATTAGAAGTTACTGTTTCACACAACACTTCTGAAGCTCATGCTGCGATTGCACAATTCATTCAACAAGGATGGACAAAAGAATTAGGTATTAATGCAAAACTTGATAACTCAGAATGGCAAGTATATTTAGACAAACTTTCTAACTTAGATTATCAAGTAGGTCGTTTAGGCTGGATTGCTGACTTCAACGATGCTTACACATTCCTGGAAATGTATAACTCTGCGAAAAACGGAAACAACGATACTGGTTGGGAAAATGCTGAATACACTGCCCTATTAAAACAATCAGTTACTGAGACAGATCCAGAAAAACGTACTCAGATTATGTTACAAGCAGAAGCAATCATGGCTGAAGAAGTTCCAGTTGCGCCAATCTACTACTATACTAACCCTTACGTTGTAAAAGATTATGTAACAGGCATGGAGCCAGATGCATTAGGTAATATTTCACTTAAAAATGTTGATATCAACAAATAA